In Melospiza melodia melodia isolate bMelMel2 chromosome 9, bMelMel2.pri, whole genome shotgun sequence, the genomic window GATCATGGGTACAAAATTTCCCCCAATCACTTGTAAAGGCCTCAAAGCTACAACTCAGGCAAGTTGTTTTGGCTGGAAATCACaacaaaggcagcagcctccTTTCCTGTCCTgctttcccagcactgcagcctttgccaGATTCCTGCCCTGGCTTCTAACAGATGAAGAATTTTGCTTGCATGAGTACTTGCTGAAATCTTAATCACATTTTCCTTAAGAAACAGGGGAACAAAACAGGCTATGGCCCAGCAAGCCTGGTGAACTGTTCCCAGCTAGCCCAGGCTGTCTGCCCTTCCATCCTGATGTTTTCAgcttccttcccttctcctggcTGCTACAGTGCCAGCTTCTGCTTTCGTGCAGGACTCGGTTCCCCATTGTTACACCAACTCCCTGAGAGAGGCAAACCTTTTCCATATATGCTGATAGTTGGAGATTTGGTTCCTGTATTCCCATTTAAAAATACACTGCCTAAAGTTCAGCTGTTTCCATTAGAGTTATTACTCGTCACTTCCTGCCCCTTCTGGTCTTGGATTTAACCAACAAACTTCAGCCAACATTCCACTGCCAAGTCTTGACTTTAAAGGAAGAAGCTCACCTACACTTGGGGATTAATAGGTGCCTATGTAATTCTGACTTGGAAAATGAATCAGACTATTAAAACTCACTTGTCCTTGCTAGAAACATAAAACTAAAACAACCCTTCCCCCCCAAAATTATTTTCCTGCAGATGGTGGGAGAAATTATTTTGAAGCTAGCCTACTTCATAAAATCCAAACACTTACTATATTATGTTGAAGAAGTAATACTTAGGAAGATATTATTAATGGAGTTAATGTTGGGTTAAGTTTTCAGAGGCAGTCTGCCTCAACCTGATGAGTCAGTCATATGGCATCTGAAATGGCAACATGCCTAGAAAGGCCATTTGACATTTAAAGTGACATTAACCCACAGGTTATCATGGGCTGGAAATTTCTCCTGCAAAATGAAAGGACTGGAAATGGAACTAATGCATCAAAGTTCAGACAATCAGCCCTTTTGTAACAAATACAGATAAACAtctcaaatgaaaacaaatgAACTGGGAGTGGAGGGAGAAGGTAGAGAGCATTTTCCACTTTCCTCATCATACAGCTGGGAAAAAatgcaaaagtaaaaataaaggcCTTTCTGCATTTCACTTTTTCTTGGCACTGTTACAGCCAGAGAGACTTAGAGACCTACTTCAAACTCTTTTCCCACGTTTTTCCTCCTCTAGGAACTGGTGTTCCTTCACGCAGTCCCGCCTGGTCACATACATAGAAGCCTGCATGAAGGAGAAGTACATTGTCAACTCCCAACAGCCCTGCCCCAATGGAACCCCAGACTGCCAGAAGATCATGTGAGTGTCCTAAATAAAACCAGTGAGGAAAACAGTATTTTCTCTGAAGTATCTAAAAGATGTCTTCAACAGTACTGAAGCCTCAACATTATTTCTAGGAGAGTTTAAAACAAATTTCTATCTTCCTTGGTAACTGTTTTGGAATATGTTTCATAATAAAATGGTCTCCACACCTCATCAGAATACTATAGCATTCAGGATCAGTCCAAACTTGATTGCAAAGGACTCTATTACAATAAATCTAATGCCCAGACTCTTCCTCTCCAGGTACAGGACAGCCCTGAAGCCAGTCTACCAAGTGAAACAGAAGACTTTGAAGTCTTTGCAGTGGAAATGCTGCCCTGGATTTATTGGCAAGGACTGTGAACAGCGTGGTAAGCAAAGCTGGAGAGCAAGTATAGGAATGGATGACTAAATGCCAGCCACAATGGCAAGAAATGAATCTGCctaaattttctcctttttttagaATTGATGCCTTGTGTTTTCAGTTTGCTATGTCCCAAATCACTGATACTTTGAGACAAGAGCAGTCATAATAGGCTGCAATTAATAGTTAAATAGCATTAGCTACTTATTCTTCTGTTAATAGCACCTTTGTATGCAGACAGGTATTAATTTGCTGGAAAGCCTGTCAGATGTCCATCTTAGACAAGTCCATCTAGGAATGCCTAATTCCAGGTAGAAACTGGTGACATCAGAAAGCAACACTAGTGTGTGAAATGCCCTTGGTCAGTTCACAGGATGAAATCACAAGATGTCCAGGTTCAGAGGAGAGGGCAGCCTTCACTCTGCAGTCTGCATTGCTCCTCCCTCTGCTTACCCTGGCTGCAAAGGCACTAGCTCCTCCACGGGGAGCAGCTCtacagcacaggcaggagcagtgCCCCGACTGTAACCTCCAGGAAAGCTCCAGGAACAGCCTTTAGAGTGAACTACTGTAACCCATTGCACTGCTGAATAAAGCAGTGGgggcagcaggttgagggaggggaTTTTGCCCCTCTACTCTGTCCTCCTGAGACTCCACCAGGAgtcctgcatccagccctggggtccccaccttaaggacatggacctgttggagtgagtccaggagcacctctgctatggacacaggctgagagagctggggctgctcagcctgggggaGAAAAGGCTCCAATGAGACCTCAGAGCACCCTCCAGTACCTAATGGGGctacaagagagatggagagggacttttcaaaGGGCATGTAGTGGTAAGACCAGGGGAAATAGCTCCAAACTGAAATAGGGCAGGTTTAGTTTAGGTATTAGGAATAAAtactttgctgtgagggtggtgaggcactggaacaggtctcccagagaagctgtgggtgccccatctttggaagtgctcaaagccaggttggatgggtctctgagcagcctggtctagtgggaggttcCCTGCCATGGTGAGGAGGTGGGAACTAGATGGttttttaaggccccttccaacataAACCATGCCATGATCTGTGCAGCTGCTAATAGAGAGAGGGGAGACAGTGTGGTTTAAAAACTGAATGGTGGTTAAAAAAGGCATTGGCAAGATTTAGCAAATAATACTCAAAAAGCAGAATTTGAACAGATTTAAGAATTTAAATAGATTTAAGAATTTGAATAGAATTAAGGGAATTTAAATGGATAAAAGGTAATTCCCTCTAGCAATTAAGTCAACCATAAAAATAAAGGCAAACGTATGTCTGAAAATTTTTCCACAATCTACATCTAACTCACCTAGAGACTCCACTGATAAAAATCTCTGGAGGTTTAGCTTTACTTCACAGATAGCCTTCATCTGTGGTTTGATCTCTTGCTGAACTTCACACATAAGGTTGGAAAGATATTATCAAATGCAGTGCAACTATTTTAGCCTCTCTGTTGTTACACTCATTGACCAAAACCAGCTCCTCCATCAATATCTTCTCATTTGTACAGCATCattcactgctgctgccaccagaATGCTCAGGTAACTGTGGAACAAGGAAGAGGAATTTGCAGATCTTTAGATGGGAcccccagaaaagaaaaaagccccTTTTATTTGCAATACACTAATTTCTTATGAACAAAGCTTGGCATGAGTTAAAAATCCCTACACTATACTGCATAGCATTGCCATGTATGCAATGTTATTTGCCAGTGCAAGGAAAGGAAGTTTTCCAGAGAAGGTTTTCTTTCCTCATGAAACCTGTCTCCATACCTTTTACACAACACATGAAATTCCTGTGTGGTCTTGCTAAACTGCAGTAGTTTCTGCATCTAAAACATTTTCACAGCTGTATCATATCTCGATTGCAGATCCTAATTTTATTCTGGTGccaggaactgaaactgaagGACAAGAAGAGGAGTTCTCAAACCACAGTATGTGCTTGAAGTTATTTTGTTTGTTATCCTTTTACCTCTCAGTCACTGATCAGGATAGAAAGAAAGATTTGAAGCTGTAATTTTAAAGTGATAAGCTATGGACAAACTTTCTAGTGAAAGCATTCTCTGGAAAAGCTTTGAAACAATACATTAATTGACATAAATGAGGGCTTTTGCTATAACACTCTGTGAATGTTCACAACAAAGCATCCCAAAGTTTCAAAGCTGTCTGGTGAACAGTGGATGCCAGCTGGTGCAGAGCCTTACCCCTTTCAGTGGCATGGATGTTAACCCCTTGCTCTGCAGGGGGTTCACAGGACAGCCCACCATGCTCACAAAAATCTACCAGAAAAACAATCCACTGAAAATGCTATTTTAGAACAGCCCCTCAGTGGCTCTGAGATTACAATTACAAGGTACTGTAGATTTTTATCTCAGGCACTCCACCCTACCAGTGTAAGCAGCACGAAGGACCCTCCCTTACCACCTGGGAAGTGGTGTGGCCTGCAGTGTTATTAAGTGCCTTTCAGAAATCAGCTTCAGGGAAGTATTGCACACTTGGAAATCTACAGCTGAGATTCACAAGTATTTATTTAGAAAAACATCAGTTAAAGACCCTCCATGAGTCAGCTCTGACACACACTGTGCTCCTGAATCCTCAGTGGAATGTCTCAATTGCTCTTTCATCCCCTCCTTTTATTCTAGGCTGTTAAACCTTGCCATCCTTTCAGTCAATGACTTGAAAAGAGTTAGTACTCCAAAACATTTTTATGGCATAGGGAGATTTCTAATTAAGAGCGTTTTATTGCCGTCATGGCTGTTGTAGCTGAAGTTCTCTGCAAATATTTGAATAAATTAGGTTTCCATCACTGCTGGAAAAAATCCTTGCAGATAAACTGCAATTTAAGGTGCCAGAAATCTAACAGACTCCCTAAATGTCAGTGCAAAATTTTCAGAATGAAAACCAGGCAGGTGTTCTCAGAGGTCTTGCATGAATACCTGTCACCTGGTTGCTGCACCCTGTTGCATGACTTTGTTTTTCTAATCTTGTGACCAGTGTCAACATCAGTGGATTCAAGAGAAATGTTCGAAGTCATTCAAAATCATGAGGCTTTACTGGATGATCTTCAAAGTGATATTCATCAAGCAGCCAGCACCTTAGGTGACTTACAGAGACTATTTGAGAACAACGGTACAAGCATGGTGTTAGAAGTGAACGAGAGCAATTCAGGTGAGAGGTCTGATGCAGAACTATCAGCCCATGACAGGCCCACACAAATCAGAAAGAAAATGCGAAAGCAAAAATACCCTGATATTCCTTGGTCTGCTGGTTGCTTCTACAGAGAGAAAAAATGGGTGCAATCCCAATAAAAATGAATGAACCAAAGAGTAACTCGAAATGGAAAATTAAGGAAAGGCACTGTTCAGAATATGCCTTAATCACAGAATAAAGAGGCTGCTTGTATTTAAAATTTGTTAACCTTACTGTTTTGCTTCTATGGCTTCTTCTTTTCTCTGGGGATGCAGAGTTTGATTCTGTTCTTTTTCCATACTCATGCTATATACTCTGATGTATGGAATAGCACACTGGTGTTTcatgaaaaaatgaaatattcCATCTCTGGAACATTGTTTCTGCCATataaaggagaagggaaaaaagagcTGCTGAATTTAACCTACCATAGGGAGCCACTGGCTTGCAGAAACATTTTCTAATGATTCAGACTATACAGTACTCAGTGAACTTCAAGGCACTCAAGTTTGAACATTAAAGTTAGAAACTGAGCCTTAGTGTAATTCTCATACAGTCCAGATACATCAAGTTATTTACTCCTCACCTGGAATATTCAGCTGTTAAGATAACCTTGTGGGGttaaaagcatgagaaaaagaacATTATGACACAGTCAAAAAAGGAAGAGCCCACTAAGAACTGTTGAGAAAACGGACAGTTACGGCCACTGGAAAAACCACCTGTCCACAGGTTTCAAAAAACATCATTTTTAAGATATAAATGGGGAAGTCCATACAAATCTAAGTTATTTTCTGCACACTCTTAGACACCATGTCCTTCATACTAATCTTGATTTAACAATAGGCTATTTTTGCAATTGTTGAAATTTATCATTAGGTCAGATTCTGGGGAGTAAGACAGCAACTACTATAGAAAAATGAACACTTGAGTTAACCTGTCTAGACTGTGTTCTAAAAGcagaatttaaatttaattttttttttcaactgtaTTAACAGATCACCAGGAAAGGCTTCTGCAGCAAGTTTTGTTTCCTCATGTGGAGAATTTTCTAAGGAAACATTTTAACCCAATGTGGGCAAGCTTCAACAAAAGTTTACAGAACCTCTCCAACATAGTAAGAAATCTGTCCTATGATGTGGAAGCCAACAAGAAAAGCATAGAAAGATTCCAAGAAAGCACTGTGCCCAAGAAGGAATTCCAGGAGCTGGGAACTAAATTTGAATCAAAAGTCCAAGAGAACATAGTGAAAGTTGATGAGGCGAAAAGAGATGTAGAGAACAAAGTGCACATGCAGCAGGCTGACATTCACCATAATCTCAGCATGCTCAAGGCAGATACTGACACAAGACTCAAGAAGCTTCATAAGATACAGCAGTCCCATTTCTTAGCAATGAACAACAGCATAGCAAACATGAAACAAGAGCAAAACCTTCTGGAAAATAAACTGGAagctttgaaaaaaaatttaacagaACTCTCTTTACATCATGGCCCCAAAGATGAAAACAGCCAGTTAACCATCAGACATATGAATGAAATGCTGTCAGGACATGCCAAGCAGCTTAAAGAACTTTACATGGAGTCAGATGTGGCCTTTCAAAATATTGCAGTTTTAGAGAGGTGGTTTAAGGAGTTAAAGAAGAACATCTCAAAGTATAGGCCAGAAGATCTTACAATAACTTTGGCTGAGAAATCAGTTATTATGGAAGAAAACAATGCAGCAATGGAAAGGCAGATAGCAGAGCTCAACTACACTCTGTCAAACCTTCAGGAAAACTATTCAGATCTTCTGCGGTACATGGAGGAATGCAATTGCCAGAGAGTATCTGCTGACACTGATGTGCTGGAGGAAGATCCAAGGAATAGCACTTATTCCCTTGCAGATACCCAGCCAAAGGATATGAAGCACTTGGAGTCAGTTTTCAGAGATTTCTTCAAGAGTGAAATTGAAGAGCTCTCCTCAGCTATTCCGTCCATCCATCTGTCTCTTAACCTCCGTCAAGAAGAGAACAGACAGCTTCAGTCACAGGTTATGGCTTTTTCAGAAGACATGGGCTTGCTGAAGAAGAAAGATGAAGAAATTCATCGACAAATCAAGTATCTCAACAGCTCTTTTAGCTCTCTTTTGAAAGATGCAATGCGGCACGAAGAAGCACTGGAGGCTCTACTGAGACACGAATTTCTGGACGTCTTTTTTGAAGATGATTTCAGTAGCCTAATACCATCAGTATTTCAGCTGCAAGAATCTCTCAGACACTTTTCAGATAAACTACAAGAACAAAATGTGACTTTAGAATCTCTTAAGAAGAGATTTCATCCCTTGGAGAGAGGTCACCAGAATCATCATGATGCTCACATGCCCCCTAAGCACCCTGAGGAGGAAACACAAACCTCCTCTACTCTACACGAAGCCAGCAGCCAACGCAGCGTCAGAGAACACATGGAACCCAACTATGAGGCTGCCAAAGATGACTCCTTGGAGAGCTCAGCTTACAATGATATCATGACTCTGAAGAATGATATCAAACATCTGAGCCTGGCAGTCAAGAGGCACGAATCCAGAGGTGACATAAGTCTCTGCTGCAATCATACAATAGCAAATGCAATTGAGCCACTCAACGTTTCTGTAGAAAGTCTCTCTGCAGATTTAGCAACCATCAAGCAGAATCTGGAGGAACATCTGGTGACTTTCAGAAAACTATTTGGAAGTAATGAAGAATTAGGTGCCTCTAATATAAGTCTGGATGTTACAAAGATTCAGTCAATGCTGCAGAAAAAAGGGAGAAGGCAACAGAAAGGTCAAGACAAGCAAAGAGACAAGAAAAGATCTGAGAAGCACAGAGAAAATACACAAGCAATAAGTGGAAGAAATACAGTGCAGACAGAATTTGTGGAAAAAGGTGCGTTCTTTTCTTTGACTTGCTCATGTACaggtctagcttctttctaagcTCTGATGCAAGTTCCACACACAGAGAATATTAGTATTATTTATAAGACCTATCAGGTACCTTGTGGGATGCTGGAGGGAGAAACTCTGACATTACTTACACCCACCCCCTCCACCAGtttaaatagagaaaaaaacCAGTTTGAGTGAGAACCAAGCTGATATTCTACTGTATTTTGGTTAAGGCAAATGAAATTACACCCACTATAGCTGCTAGGAAATTGGTCTTGAACTAATTCAACTTCAGGTCTTTAGAAGACAAATTTTGTTTGTAGATGCTCATGTTTATGTAGTAGCAGTCTTCTCTTTGGAAGCTGATGTGGAATGCTTCTTTTCCCCTGTTACTTTGTTACTTGGCTCTGGAAGGAGTGTACTCAAAGCACCAAATCCTTCTCAAGACAGACAGATGCATTAAGTGAACTGCTATAATTTGCACAAGTGGAACAGGCAGGACTGACCAGAGAGCACATACTCCCTCCCTTACAACCAAGCTTCAAAGACAAGTTTTCAGCTTATATTTCACTAGGGCTGGCCAGTTCCCTTTCCCTGTAAGCATGTGACCATAAGCACCTGGTAATTACAACCACCACAGATTTAACATTGGCTTTTATGATTGCAGCCCTCACTATGGACAAATAACAGAGCAAAAATCAGCGCCTTTAGGCAGCTGTGCTGCAAAACTGTAGTTAAGACTGAATAAACAGAGAACATATTCTTAACCGATTTATTTTTGGGACAGTTAAAAAGTGATATTTTTCCTTCCTGTGTGGTCCCAGTTTTGTACTTTTCTAAGAGTTCCAGGGAATCATTTGATCTACTCCAGTGCACATAACCATTTCCAGTGCCTAGCTTTGCAAAGCATACAAAAATCAGGCCTGATAGGGATTCACCTTATCTCCCATCCTGATGATCCTGGGGAGAGAAGAGCGCTCACTCACTGCTAAATCctgttcctctttctttttcagaCTCATTGGTGGCATTCCACGTGGGATTctcagaaaaaaaggacaaagaaaaAACTGTGAGGTTTAATGAAACGTACCTCAATTATGGAAACAGCTATTTCTCTGAACATGGCCACTTCAAAGCACCACACAAAGGTGTCTACCTGTTGTTCATCTCTGTGGAGTTCAGCTCAGGACCAGCACTGGGACAACTCTCCTTCAGCCGTGGGTACAAAAGAACTCTCTCAAGCAGTCAGAGGAAAACCCCACATGGAAACACCGTGACTACTTTTGCTATAGCAGAAATGGAGAAGGGGGAGACAGTGTGCTTTGAATTGCTGCACGGCTCTGTAGTGAAGCGAAGCCCACCTGGGACAACTATGGGTGGACTCCTAATATCTAAAACTTGAATAGTGACATTTATGTTCTATTAATCTCCTTCCATAGATGCAATGGATGCATTCACTATTGCTTCATCTGTGATGTATTCAATGCTACTGCATGTGTTTAAACATAGCACTACCCTAGGTTTGTCTTCATGCTTCTTTTCTGGAAGTGTTTGGCTTTTGATTAGTTGCTTATGAGCAGCAATGGGATTTTCTTTCAAGTAAACAGCTAATGGTTTGGACTCCAGATGTATCAGCACACACACTCCCAAATCCTTCCAATGTGAGGACTGCACATAAATGTTTTGTGGGACTTTCTTCACTTTTAACACAAATTTCTCCCTTCCCTGGGAAAAAGAATATCCTCCCATGACAAATAACCAAAATCAGTGACAAGGAAAAGATTTTAGGTAGGACTGCACAGTCTCATGTTATGTGGATGGTACCTTACAACCCATAAGCCAGGGCAATTTTACCTTCTAGTTTTCCGTGGACCAGAGACTATCTTGGAAACTTCACTCCAGTGTTTCAGTCTGTGCACAACAGGAACACTAGAAGAGATCCACCAAACTCAGTAAAATTCACTCTACTGCCAGTATTTGCAAGCAAGATCTCCTAAATGGTCCAGTCTTTGTTTCTTGGCCTGTGATATATGTCAGCAACACTGCAAAAATTTAAAGCATTGTTAAGATGAGTTACATTTACATTTAGAGACTAGGAAAATGTCAACAATATTTTAGAAGCATTGTTGCTTCTaaataaaatgcagtttatttCTAAAGTTAATCCTGGAGATTTATTTAATGAACTCAGCCCAGAGTTCAGTATTtagtaaatattttaaaaccaagcaagcaaaaccaaattTAAAAGGCAAGCTCATTGGTCTGTTGTCACTGCTGAATATAAATTTGTAATTAGAGTAAATCAAAGAGTAGGCCTTCTGAAATGTAGAGGGCTTTTTATTTCCAAAACTTCAAAATCACCATGCCTGGTCATGTCTTAAACTTCTTTCTGTCAAATAAAACTTCCCAAAGACTTTCACTCTAAAGAAGTTCAAGTATTGTGGTATTTTTATCTATCCTAATATCTTACATAGCAATATTAAAACAATTAAATTTGCCAAAATGAAATGCACTTTTGAAATTTTCAGTATTTTTGATGAACATACAAATTCTTATTATGTAAATTGCACCCTTTTAAGGTAGCATTTTTTAACAAATCTATTTTGCTGTTAAGAATTTTTTCCCCACCTACCTGTATTCTAAGCAATACTAACCTCTCATTAATTGTTAAAAACCCCCAACACACCGGTACCAACACACAACGCACTTAAAGCAACAGTGTGACAAGCAGAAAATAACCTATCCTCTGAAATAAAGCTACAAAGCAATTTCAGTTGACTTGCTCAGAAGATTGTTTTCTCTATCCTGAAAAATCCAAGAAAACTAACAACAAGAAATGCTCCTTATTTCCTTCTGGC contains:
- the MMRN2 gene encoding multimerin-2 isoform X1 → MLVKLLLVCSTVGLARLVEHTDHHGDRDGSVHSFKPRVHESSAHPQRAPLPRQEGYWETEGLREDTEDYPSSVISSHQEERGDLEAESPRPRNRNWCSFTQSRLVTYIEACMKEKYIVNSQQPCPNGTPDCQKIMYRTALKPVYQVKQKTLKSLQWKCCPGFIGKDCEQRDPNFILVPGTETEGQEEEFSNHMSTSVDSREMFEVIQNHEALLDDLQSDIHQAASTLGDLQRLFENNGTSMVLEVNESNSDHQERLLQQVLFPHVENFLRKHFNPMWASFNKSLQNLSNIVRNLSYDVEANKKSIERFQESTVPKKEFQELGTKFESKVQENIVKVDEAKRDVENKVHMQQADIHHNLSMLKADTDTRLKKLHKIQQSHFLAMNNSIANMKQEQNLLENKLEALKKNLTELSLHHGPKDENSQLTIRHMNEMLSGHAKQLKELYMESDVAFQNIAVLERWFKELKKNISKYRPEDLTITLAEKSVIMEENNAAMERQIAELNYTLSNLQENYSDLLRYMEECNCQRVSADTDVLEEDPRNSTYSLADTQPKDMKHLESVFRDFFKSEIEELSSAIPSIHLSLNLRQEENRQLQSQVMAFSEDMGLLKKKDEEIHRQIKYLNSSFSSLLKDAMRHEEALEALLRHEFLDVFFEDDFSSLIPSVFQLQESLRHFSDKLQEQNVTLESLKKRFHPLERGHQNHHDAHMPPKHPEEETQTSSTLHEASSQRSVREHMEPNYEAAKDDSLESSAYNDIMTLKNDIKHLSLAVKRHESRGDISLCCNHTIANAIEPLNVSVESLSADLATIKQNLEEHLVTFRKLFGSNEELGASNISLDVTKIQSMLQKKGRRQQKGQDKQRDKKRSEKHRENTQAISGRNTVQTEFVEKDSLVAFHVGFSEKKDKEKTVRFNETYLNYGNSYFSEHGHFKAPHKGVYLLFISVEFSSGPALGQLSFSRGYKRTLSSSQRKTPHGNTVTTFAIAEMEKGETVCFELLHGSVVKRSPPGTTMGGLLISKT
- the MMRN2 gene encoding multimerin-2 isoform X2; this encodes MLVKLLLVCSTVGLARLVEHTDHHGDRDGSVHSFKPRVHESSAHPQRAPLPRQEGYWETEGLREDTEDYPSSVISSHQEERGDLEAESPRPRNRNWCSFTQSRLVTYIEACMKEKYIVNSQQPCPNGTPDCQKIMYRTALKPVYQVKQKTLKSLQWKCCPGFIGKDCEQRDPNFILVPGTETEGQEEEFSNHNHQERLLQQVLFPHVENFLRKHFNPMWASFNKSLQNLSNIVRNLSYDVEANKKSIERFQESTVPKKEFQELGTKFESKVQENIVKVDEAKRDVENKVHMQQADIHHNLSMLKADTDTRLKKLHKIQQSHFLAMNNSIANMKQEQNLLENKLEALKKNLTELSLHHGPKDENSQLTIRHMNEMLSGHAKQLKELYMESDVAFQNIAVLERWFKELKKNISKYRPEDLTITLAEKSVIMEENNAAMERQIAELNYTLSNLQENYSDLLRYMEECNCQRVSADTDVLEEDPRNSTYSLADTQPKDMKHLESVFRDFFKSEIEELSSAIPSIHLSLNLRQEENRQLQSQVMAFSEDMGLLKKKDEEIHRQIKYLNSSFSSLLKDAMRHEEALEALLRHEFLDVFFEDDFSSLIPSVFQLQESLRHFSDKLQEQNVTLESLKKRFHPLERGHQNHHDAHMPPKHPEEETQTSSTLHEASSQRSVREHMEPNYEAAKDDSLESSAYNDIMTLKNDIKHLSLAVKRHESRGDISLCCNHTIANAIEPLNVSVESLSADLATIKQNLEEHLVTFRKLFGSNEELGASNISLDVTKIQSMLQKKGRRQQKGQDKQRDKKRSEKHRENTQAISGRNTVQTEFVEKDSLVAFHVGFSEKKDKEKTVRFNETYLNYGNSYFSEHGHFKAPHKGVYLLFISVEFSSGPALGQLSFSRGYKRTLSSSQRKTPHGNTVTTFAIAEMEKGETVCFELLHGSVVKRSPPGTTMGGLLISKT